The Cryptomeria japonica chromosome 6, Sugi_1.0, whole genome shotgun sequence genomic interval agagagggtgagaagaagagagagggaggaaaTATAGacagagatgggggtaaggagggaagaCATGGTAGAGGGGGAGAtagggtgggagagacctagagaggggagatagaggtgACAGAGAGAAGATAGGGGTAGAGAAAGGTAAGTATCGGTAGAGATGGAAGGAGGCAAAGAGGGAGTGAAAGGTAAAACCTCAACTATGCATCATCAATTGTAAACCCTGAACTCCAAGCCTTAATtaaattgggagagaaagagacaaagagaaagaggaTTGATCCAATGTAGACAATTTGGCACTAGCATTATTTTTCGCTAGCATTGCATAAGTGCATTTTCACTTGGTGCTAGCATTCTGAAAATTCATTTTCATTTGGCTCTAACATTTTTCTCTTTCTCATTTGGGAAATTCCAACCTTGCCTTGGGAATCCAAAGGAGGCAAAGAGGGAGTGAAAGGTACAACCTCAACTATGGATCATCAATtgtaaaccctaaactctaagccTTAATTAACTTGGGAGAGAAAGAGGATTGATCCAATGTAGACAATTTGGCACTAGCATTATTTTTCGCTAGCATTGTGTAAGTGCATTTTCACTTGGTGCTAGCATTCTAAAAATGCATTTTCAATTTGTACATTTTCATTTGGCTCTAGCATTTTTCTCTTTTTCATTTGGGAAATTTCAACCctaccttgggcatccaacccaaaagGGTTAGATGAACACTTCATGTCAAAGATGTGTTTTCTTGAAAAGGTAAAAAATATTCacacatttttttttgttgttctctCCATTAGTTTTGTATCTATTTCAATGCAAATTTAGAAAAATACCACAATGACATAAAGCTCTCTCTTAGTTATCAAGCCAtgcaatttttttcactttttgattATGTTAAAGTTAAattcatttttaatttcttttgttattgtgtccattttttgtcaaaaaccaacatgtggtATTTTGGGTATAGAATTTTACTCATGAATCAAATcttgaaacaaattacattttaagaaactagactccattatacacattgattttttttactttttgttgGATTTATTTTCAAAAACTTTAGGGGGGAACATGcccaatattttatttttcaggatgtccactttgaaaatttgtaaaaaatcatatattcattaaaaaaaaaatcaaaaaattaggcataaactacatggtgttagctgaTTTCTCACCAAAGAGAATTTTGAAATTCTAAAAAACTGTTAATGTTTTAGGGGGCCAAAACAAACGttgtgttatgtttttttttttaataaaaacattACTTTATTGGGgtcccctttttgaaacccttaaactcaacatttaaaaaaatatagtagTTTAGAGAGTAGATTCggagcactacaactcttgttcttgttgtatcTTCATGTTTTAAATGTAACTATCTTCCATTTCTCATTGAAAATCAAACTTTTCTGATTTTAGAGAAAAAAATAATGACATCTTAAGAGTGCAACATTTTACAAGACTTCAAAAATGTTCAATCTATTCATCCAAAGAACTAAATTGATCGTGAACTCACTAAATTATGACCCTCAATGTATCATATCCATCTCACAACTTCCCACCTACACTCCTCCATCCATTCCAAATTGGAGGTCCTAGGGAGGAGTATCTTATCCAATGACTTTGTTGTTGCAACAAGTAGCTCACTTGATTGCTTGACCAATGGCAAGTCAGACATCAACTCATGCGAGCCCCTATCATCGACCCTATCCCTTCTCAACCTATCACCCTATCTATACAAGGGGTGCTTACATTGAATACTTTTACGATTACTTATACAATTTCACTTAAAAAATCATACAATTTCACTTTTAAAAGAGCAATCATACACAGTATTCCATAGAATGTAGAAAATCCATATCAGTTATTATACAACCTCTCttgaaattataaaataattatacaaTATGTGTGACAACTTTCCAACATCATTTCCACTATACATCAACTTGTCTTGTGAGTACTTAATATAAATACTTACATCAATTACGAGACAAAAAGAGAATCCCATTCTTTCTTGGGTTTGCCATAATATCCAACTCGGTATAACATATTGGGCTTTCTTTATTTCCTTTTGTTTGCattgatataatttattttaaaggaGGGGCATAATTTTTCAACACTTATttgttaattataattttaatgtttttttattgaAGTTTGGTCAATATTACAAATGAAAGGTTGGCAACGCTTATTAAATATGTTTGGGCTGAAAGATGCATAACCAACCCCCCAATCATACTAATAATGACCTACATCAATCCATGCTTCCCAACATGGTGCTCAAATATTAAAAATTCAAACTGAAATATCATAGGCTTCTAAGGTCAGATATCAAGATTCTGAGAATTTATAGCCCAAAATCAAGCATTGATAAATGGATGAAATGTCAATCATAGCCATAGCTTGCATTGTTATCGTTTCTGGGATTATTTTAGCAACTTTTTGGTACATTGCATCTGGCCTGAGAAGAAATATTTCCTCTGCCATAGCAACCCATATTCAAGAGTTGGGTTTGGAAGAAGAAGATCCCTCAAGTCTGGACTCTGTGGGTCTTCACAGACAAGTAATAGAGGCTCTCCCAGTATCTCAGTACAAATCACATGATGGGCACCAGTGTTCAGTCTGTTTATCTGAATATGGGGATTCTGAGATAGTCAAGCTGTTGCCCAACTGCAATCATTACTTTCACAAAGAATGTATAGATAAATGGTTTCTTTCTCACTCTTCTTGCCCTGTTTGCAGAACCACAGTGCACCCCAATTCATCTTCAAGAAGCTTATTGGACTTGGAACAAGATCATGGAAGAGATGGTTCATTACCTGAACAACCCATTTCTTCAGGAATTTGATCCCATGCAATGGGAGATCCGGATAGGGCCAGGTGAAGGTGAAGGAAATTGCTTGCTATTCATCTTGCAATCGCTTGAAATTATGTAAAATGGTAGTCATCTTGGAGATTCTATTTATTGAAAACATTGGTGACAAAAAATCTACATGATCTAATCCAGAAGAAAGCAAAATGATCATTATGAACTATGAAAACTTCATCAATCAGAATGCGGCCTAATCCATCTTCAAGTTTATTGGACTTGGAGAATGATGATGGAAGAGATGATTCATTACCGGAACAACCCATTTCTTTAGGACTTTCATCTGATGCAGTGGAGAGCAGGTAAAATGGATCAAGGAACATCAGGTGCAAGGCTTTTGCCACAAATTGCTTGCTATTTTCATCTTGCAAAGGCTTGAAATTATGTAAAAAGTTAGTCATTTTTCAAATATGAAATCCTTTTCTGCACTAAATTGGGCATTCTATTTATTCAGATAGGAGGAAATCATGGTTGTTTTTAATCAGCGGAACTATTGTTTGCAGTCTGATTGGTTTTCTGATCTGCAAACCAGGAAGACATGAAAATTCTTGTGAGATCCAACGTAGATACCCCTTTTTTTTCCTATTCTAATTTTAACGAATAATCTAAATTTTTTTGGAAAGTTTGATTCCACCCTTCTTTAGTAAAGTAATGACAAACGCTAGAAAACAATAAGAATTGATTCCAATTTATATAGTCTTTTTCTTCATTGAAGTAGGTATGTTCACTGAACTATAATATAATACATTTTTTTTTCATCATTCAATATGTGAGAATGTAGAATATATGTTTTATGTTTATTGGGGAGAATATTTAGTAGTTGAAATtctatatttgattattttatgtctAATATTTCTAATAGTTTAACACTTTGTAATTAGTGTTGATCATGACTATTTATATTTGAATCTTAGACATAAAAATGACAAATCATGTGATGATGTATGGCAtaccaataaaacatgacttaatACACAACTATTATAACTTAATTCATAATTATTGATCGGCTCTTTTTTTTAGGGTCTTTTTAGTCACCTCCACAAAAAAATGTTGATGTTGCATCATATTTGATGACATGGACTTGGAATCTTAGGTGTATGGAAGGGCCTTGCCAAGTAATTCATTGATTTGATATCACCAtttaagattttgagaagcacaaagttTAAGGCACACAACCACTTGATCTTCTCTCCTACTTATCATGATGAAATTTGTATACCCATATAATTTTTCATTTACTGTGACTATTTTAGCACACATATAAAGTAATGCATGTAAAAATACaatagaaattatatatatatatatatatatatatattctttattcACTATTCCTCTCTAATTATATACTCTCATGTACTTAGTAGAATCagaatagtagaatcagaatatctAGTAAAATAAACTTGGGAAAAGATAATGAAAGAGATGGATCATGTAATTTGATCCCAAACATGGAGGAAATAAACACACAATTAATATCAGAAACTAAACTTACAGcgattagaaaaatgattatttattatAACAACCCATTTCTTCAGGAATTTGATCTGATGCAGTGGAAGATCAGAATAGAGCAAGGTGCTTGCTATTCATCTTTCAAACGCTTGAAATTATGTAAAAAGTTAGTCATTTTTGAAATATGAAATCATTTTCCCCTGCACTAAATTGGGCAGTCTATTTATTCCGATTGGAGGAATTCATGTTTGATTTAATCAGTGGAACTATTCGTTACAGTCTAAATTCTGTATTTGCAAACCAGGGAGACTACTTTTCTGGTTTTCTTTCTGGTTTTGCTAGATCCgctatttttttttcttattctaATTTTAATGATTGATTAAAGTTTGGGAAATTTTGTTTCCAGTCTTATTTAGAGAGACAAACACTAGAAAACAATAGGAATTACTTTTCTTCACTGAACtataatataatagaattaattatatTATTCAATAAAGAGATTGACGTGTTATTAAAACTTGAATGGGACATTTATGATTTTCATTTGACACAAGAATAAAAGtaaaaatagaaaatatatatgTGAAACTATAAAATATATGTTTTATGTATAAAGGGGTAGTATTTAGTCATCGAGTTCTTAAAATAAATTCCTTATCCAACTCATCTTATGTTGAATCATAGAATATGATCacaaaaaaatgatgaaataaatgtttaTATGATCAAATTTAGAAATAATACACCAATTACCATACATTATATTAATAAGATTCTTATAATTAAATTAAGACAATCTAAAATTAGATCACTAAATTGAAATAAACTCATCAAGAAACTTTTAAGGAGTTTAAGACTACTATTTATGATTAAATTTACTATTCTAGGATAAAGCTTGGGATAAGGATTAGGgttgatataattaaaaataaccctaattgaatcctaattTGACCATAATAGTAATAgtcattataattaaaaaaatataaataatcttaattataCCATAGCCCTAGCTTACCCTTAAAATTATAATAGCAATTTCTTGAGGCTTATTTCACCTTATGTAGCTCATTTCACTTAAAAggttatttatctttttatctccTTTAAGTTACAATTTTTCATTATTTATAAGGTTGTTTtttataaagtatacataaatataatatattattatagacAAAGttcaataataatttaaatatagtGGATTAAATGTATGGATGAAGAATTGTCTCCAATGATTAATAAAATTACTATAACTAAATTAACACAATCTAAATTTGGGTCACTAAGTTGAAACAAAATCATAAAAGAATTAAAGTTACTATTCTAGGATAAATTAGGGTTAGTGTTGATATAAGTTTAGTTGaattttaaccctaattgaatcctaattTAACCATTATTGTAAtactaattataattaaaaaatatacctAATGAATTAGAGAGATGCGAATAATGAGCTCTACACATCGACATTTTGGCGATCCTCTTCCACACCAGGACAGGAATGGCAACATGGTTGGCAAGCCTCCATCTGACAGGGAAGCTCCTTCACTTGAACACTCGTGGAAATTAGTATTGGGAAAAAGAGTTGCTAGGGCAGAGAAGAGGGAAGCTAGGGCTTATCAAGAAAGCATGTCGGTGATCCCCATCACCTCTCGAATCCTCGACTACGCCACCAAAGAAAACTGCATACCATTGGGTTTTCGAGAAAATTCTCCAGGCCCTGGACATCCCCTTCGAAAGCCACAGCAAAATTCCCGCCCACATAACTTTAGAGAGGAGGGTTACCGAAGAATCGCTAAGGATGGAGGAAGGGCATTGCAATATCATGGCCACAAATCAACCAATTACAGGTTGGTCTCAAAGCTGTGGGACTCACTCCATCATGGTGCAAGGAGAGAGGGTGCCCTAGCAATGACAAAACCTGACCCAaagttcatcaaaattttgaacc includes:
- the LOC131033609 gene encoding E3 ubiquitin-protein ligase RING1-like; amino-acid sequence: MDEMSIIAIACIVIVSGIILATFWYIASGLRRNISSAIATHIQELGLEEEDPSSLDSVGLHRQVIEALPVSQYKSHDGHQCSVCLSEYGDSEIVKLLPNCNHYFHKECIDKWFLSHSSCPVCRTTVHPNSSSRSLLDLEQDHGRDGSLPEQPISSGI